From the genome of Candidatus Omnitrophota bacterium:
CCGTGAATTTGTCTTTAATGACCACCGCGGAAGTGACTTCGCCGAACTCTTCAAAAGCGCTCTTCAAATCTTCGTCCGCCATACCCCATGCCAAATTACCAACATAAATGTTCATTCTGAACCTCCTTAAAAACTGCGAAATGCTAACATAATTTCAGAACCCGCGCAAGATGTAAAAACAGAGCTGTGGGGACAAATCAGATGATTCTGAAAAAGAGAGCGCCAACCAGAACGCATATGACTCCATGAGTGAGTGTTCTTGAAATATTCTTTGTCAGGCCTGTCAATCTCGCTTTCGCGGCCGAGAAAGACTCGGCGAATGCCAGGACAAACATGAAAAAGAGAACGGCCGCCACCGGAGCCGCGACGGTCTGCCTGAAAAGAGAGTTCAGGGCGTCTTCCCAGAAAAGGATCTGGATCAGGGCCACAACCGAAAAGGTGAGGATGAGCGAATGCGTGAGCAGCCTTGAAACATTGCGCGTCAAGCCCCTTGTCCGGGCCAAATATATTCCCGCCGTTTCCCACAAAGACAAAAAAAGGATAACGCTGATGAAAATCAGATTTACCATATCCCTTCCCATTTTTCCTCCTTTTCTCGGGGAGATGATTCCATAAGCCGGATTCTGTTCTAACGGCCATTCATCTATGCGGCCTACCCGTCCCGTATTCCAAACGAGCAGCTTGCGTTTTTCCGCGAAGAAAAACAACGGGACTGCTTGGCCTTGCTTCCGGCAGGGTTTAGCCTTTTCACTACGGCACCCGCATTACGCGGGCCCGTACCTGGTTTCTGTGCCACTTTCCGTACTCCGCTCGCCAAAAGGTTTGCGGAGCCCCCCGCTTTAACAACGGGTTGCCGTGCTCTGTGAAGTCCGGACTTTCCTCCCGCCTGAGCGGGCGGCCGTCCGAATCATCTCCCCTGCTAAAATATAAAAAAAAGCCCTAATATGCAACAGCTGCTCTATCCGCGCTTATCAGCAGGCCGTTCCCAAGTCGACAGCACCAGTTCATCCACGTATGCTTTGTCCTCCAAGGACAGAATATACTGAACGGCCTGCGCCACAGCATCAGCCGACATCATCCATTCCATCCCGGAGGGATTCCCTTTTTGAAAATCGGTCGCTACGCAGCCGGGGCATATCGCCGACACTTTTACATTATTGTTTCTGCCCTCAATAGCCAGACTCTTCAGAAAGCCGAGGGCTCCCCATTTCGACGCGCCGTAAGCCGCCCTTAAATAAGCGGCCCCCTTTCCGGACTTGGAAACTATGCCTATGATATTGCCGGATTTCTGCTTCATCATTATCTTCATGGCTTCCTTCGCGGTGATAAAAACGCCCGTGAGGTTGATGCCTATGTCATGATTCCACTGCTCCAGCGAGGTCTGGGTGGCGGAAGCGAGAGTCGCCTCCCCGGCATTCGGTATACAGATATCCAGCTTTTTATATTTATCCATTATCCGGCCGAACACTTTTTTCTGTTCTTTTTCGATCCTGACATCGCAGGGTAAGGCCATACAATCCTTATTGTATCGTTTAAGCTCTTTCAGGCATGAGGTCAAAGTTTTTTTATTTCTGCCGGTGATACAAACGGCCGCGCCATTTTTTGCGAGACTCAAAGCTATTGCCCGGCCTATTCCTCTGTTGCCGCCGGTGACAAGCGCCCTTTTCATTTTTAATATCTTCTTCATTTATGCCTGCGGAACAACAATGTTAATCGAGCAGCAGTTTTTTCAGCGGCCGCATCGTCGTGTAAACCGCGCTTTCCATCGTGTGCCTTATGTCAAAAGATTCGTAGGAGTCACTGTTCGCCCACACGACCTCTCCCGTTTTCACATCTATCAGCCGGAGGGTGATATCCACTTTGGCGTTGTAAAAAGCCGTCTCATAAGAGATTTTTCCGTCGGGCCCGGTGTAATAAACCCGCTCTTCCTTCTCTTCCTGCCAGCGCAGGACGCTACCGTCTATAATAGCGTCGGCTCCGGCGAGATTGCCGATCTGAGCGAAGAGTATATCGCTCTTCGGGGCGGCGTTCTGCATCATCTTATCAAAGACCTTGGAATCCACGACCTTTACGCCGCTCTCGATGAGATACCTTGATATCATATCCCTCACGGCTGCGCCGGATGAGGCGTTATCTTCCGGGCTGTCAAGACGGGCAACGGCTATATTGCGCAGGCTTTTATAATCAAAATCTTTTTTCCAGTTGGCCCGCGGATAACAGCCGCAGATCAGGGAAAAAGAAAGCGCCGCCGGGATCCCCCATGAATTGAGTTTCATCTTCCCTCCCCGATGGCCTCGGAAACATTATCCAGATGTTTCTCGGCGCGGTCCTTGTTTTTTTTCTCTTTTGCGTTTTTAAGAGCTTTCTCAAAATACGCGCGGGCTTTATACAGATTACCCGTTTCCTCGTATATCACTCCCAGCAGATATGCCGGGAGGAATTTTTCCGGGCTTATTTCCGAGGCGCGCGAAAGATGTTCTATCGCCGCGGCATAATTTCTCTGATTGACAGCGCATATCCCCGCGCTTATCAGAAGACCCGCGTCCGAGGGATTCTCTTTAAGGAGTTCCTCGGCCCGCGCCCTTGCGGCAGTCCATTTTTTTTCTCTCATCAGTTCCCGCACATCCTGCGCGCGCAGGGACAAAGGAAAAAACATGATCGCCGCCAGCGTCATTGCAAAACCTTTTTTAAATTTAATAATTTTCATAATTTTTCACCTCCTAAAAAAACACACGCCTTCTTTTATGCTACAATTTTTGTATATTTAGGGGCAATAGGAACCGTCCCCATTGGTTGCGGGTTTATATCAGCAGATATTTCCATAAGGGAATAATTTTTATAACCGTTTGGCCGCGCCTTTCTTCCGCTTCTTTATCCCTGGATACAATAATGATTTTCTTCGTCTTCGGATATCTTTTCAAAAACAATCTCATACCGTCAAATTTCCTGCCGTCTAAATCAAAATCAGAATCATACTTCACCTCAATAGGCAACGGCGATTTAACGCTCCCTGTAATAAAATCGACCTCACGCTCGCCCTCGGCGAAATAGCCGCACATTTCTTTTTTTCTCAATAAATGCGCAAAAACGGCATTTTCCGCTTTTGCGCCGATATCTCCCCTCCC
Proteins encoded in this window:
- a CDS encoding tetratricopeptide repeat protein; translated protein: MKIIKFKKGFAMTLAAIMFFPLSLRAQDVRELMREKKWTAARARAEELLKENPSDAGLLISAGICAVNQRNYAAAIEHLSRASEISPEKFLPAYLLGVIYEETGNLYKARAYFEKALKNAKEKKNKDRAEKHLDNVSEAIGEGR
- a CDS encoding SDR family oxidoreductase; its protein translation is MKKILKMKRALVTGGNRGIGRAIALSLAKNGAAVCITGRNKKTLTSCLKELKRYNKDCMALPCDVRIEKEQKKVFGRIMDKYKKLDICIPNAGEATLASATQTSLEQWNHDIGINLTGVFITAKEAMKIMMKQKSGNIIGIVSKSGKGAAYLRAAYGASKWGALGFLKSLAIEGRNNNVKVSAICPGCVATDFQKGNPSGMEWMMSADAVAQAVQYILSLEDKAYVDELVLSTWERPADKRG